Proteins from one Streptomyces sp. NBC_00289 genomic window:
- a CDS encoding alpha/beta hydrolase, whose product MPFSPRIQARGVQLLLGRVMARVHKGLRFTDIPKRTEALRVETGAGPVACTVYRPPATTAGPAPVFINFHGGGFVIGRPEQDDHICRYIAATAGCVVINVDYAVAPQRPFPTPVIQAYDVTEWVARNGPANDWDGSRIAVGGHSAGANLTAAVCRTARDRGTFSPRLQIIDSAPLDQVSDPATKQSLIAKPLLSPQLMRIFTAAYVPDSADRAHPLVSPGLADDLAGLPPALVITAENDRLRDEGDAYAKALEAAGVPVTHRVFAGVDHYFTHTGPVPDGKEAIDLMATTLRTALND is encoded by the coding sequence ATGCCATTCAGCCCCAGAATCCAGGCCAGAGGGGTCCAGCTGCTGCTCGGCCGCGTGATGGCCCGCGTGCACAAGGGCCTGCGCTTCACCGACATCCCGAAGCGCACCGAAGCCCTCCGGGTGGAGACCGGCGCCGGACCGGTGGCCTGTACCGTCTACCGGCCGCCCGCCACCACCGCCGGCCCCGCCCCCGTGTTCATCAACTTCCACGGTGGCGGCTTCGTGATCGGTCGCCCCGAGCAGGACGACCACATCTGCCGCTACATAGCCGCCACGGCAGGCTGCGTCGTGATCAACGTGGACTACGCCGTCGCACCGCAGAGGCCGTTCCCCACCCCGGTCATCCAGGCGTACGACGTCACCGAGTGGGTCGCCCGGAACGGCCCCGCCAACGACTGGGACGGTTCACGAATCGCCGTGGGCGGACACAGTGCCGGGGCCAACCTGACCGCCGCGGTCTGCCGCACGGCACGAGACCGAGGCACCTTCTCGCCCCGGCTCCAGATCATCGACTCGGCACCACTCGACCAGGTCTCCGACCCGGCCACCAAGCAGTCCCTCATCGCCAAGCCGCTGCTGAGCCCTCAGCTCATGCGGATCTTCACCGCCGCCTACGTCCCGGACTCCGCCGACCGGGCCCACCCCCTCGTCTCGCCGGGACTGGCCGACGACCTCGCCGGACTGCCTCCCGCCCTGGTCATCACGGCGGAGAACGACCGTTTGCGCGACGAGGGCGACGCCTACGCCAAGGCCCTGGAGGCCGCCGGTGTTCCCGTCACCCACCGCGTCTTCGCGGGAGTCGACCACTACTTCACGCACACCGGCCCGGTCCCGGACGGGAAGGAAGCCATCGATCTCATGGCCACCACCCTGCGCACCGCCCTGAACGACTGA
- a CDS encoding snapalysin family zinc-dependent metalloprotease produces the protein MYSRTFVHGFTVTCTVALSLVGGNAYATAASSGDQPLAARVVTYNAGASAEFKAAVDRGAAVWNESVDSVELRPAAAGQRANIQVIADNGWPRALTTSLGNGTVYIGREAVNQGYDTVRISAHELGHILGLPDRKPGPCSSLMSGSSAGVPCKNPYPDAAEKAEVEGNFGSALARPTVAVPNGVIVD, from the coding sequence ATGTACTCACGCACGTTCGTCCATGGCTTCACCGTCACCTGCACGGTGGCGCTCAGCCTCGTCGGCGGCAACGCCTACGCGACCGCGGCGAGTTCCGGCGATCAGCCGCTCGCGGCGCGCGTCGTCACCTACAACGCCGGTGCGTCGGCGGAGTTCAAGGCCGCCGTCGATCGGGGCGCGGCTGTCTGGAACGAGAGTGTGGACAGCGTCGAACTGCGCCCGGCGGCTGCCGGGCAGCGCGCCAACATCCAGGTCATCGCCGACAACGGCTGGCCACGGGCCCTGACCACGTCCCTCGGCAACGGAACGGTCTACATCGGCCGGGAGGCCGTCAACCAGGGGTACGACACGGTGCGGATCTCGGCGCACGAGCTCGGTCACATTCTTGGCCTGCCGGATCGTAAGCCCGGCCCCTGTTCCAGCTTGATGTCGGGTTCGAGCGCTGGTGTGCCGTGCAAGAACCCGTACCCGGACGCGGCCGAGAAGGCGGAGGTCGAGGGCAACTTCGGCTCCGCGCTCGCCCGGCCGACGGTGGCTGTGCCCAATGGCGTGATCGTGGACTGA
- a CDS encoding YciI family protein — protein sequence MAKYLLLKHYRGAPASVNDVPMDQWTPEEISAHVQYMRDFATRLEGTGEFVDSQALAPGGTFVRYDGEGRPPVTDGPFAETKDVIAGWMVIDVDSYERAVELAGELSAAPGKGGEPIHEWLELRPFMGAHGTVTE from the coding sequence ATGGCCAAGTACCTGCTGCTCAAGCACTACCGTGGCGCCCCGGCTTCGGTCAACGACGTGCCCATGGACCAGTGGACGCCGGAGGAGATCTCGGCGCACGTGCAGTACATGCGCGACTTCGCGACCCGGCTGGAGGGGACCGGCGAGTTCGTCGACAGCCAGGCGCTCGCCCCCGGGGGCACGTTCGTCCGCTACGACGGTGAGGGGCGCCCGCCGGTCACCGACGGGCCGTTCGCCGAGACCAAGGACGTCATCGCCGGCTGGATGGTGATCGACGTCGACAGCTACGAGCGCGCCGTCGAGCTGGCCGGGGAACTGTCGGCCGCCCCGGGCAAGGGCGGGGAGCCGATCCACGAGTGGCTCGAACTGCGTCCGTTCATGGGCGCGCACGGCACGGTCACGGAGTGA
- a CDS encoding ABC transporter permease: MNPSRARRSRSPRPERLRAAGGHLIGTYGLLALTVLLFLAFSLALPHTFPTLENIDSILSSQSIPAILALGATVPIVTGRFDLSIGYGLGLAHVMVMWLIVDSGWPWPLACLSVIAGGALVGVLNGVVVEFGRIDSFIATLGTGSMMYAATGWITDGSRIVPGPQGLPAAFTDLYDSTFLGLPVPAFYVLALAIVLWVLLERLPLGRYLYVIGSSPRTADLVGIPTRRYSIYAFATSGLIVGFAGVLLAAQQQIGNPSVGLDYLLPAFVGALLGSTAIRPGRPNALGTLVAVAVLAVGLAGIGQLGADFWATPLFNGATLLLAVGLAGYSARRRLCAGATVDRGEPAGPAPTERSSPMRNGGTPGATP; encoded by the coding sequence ATGAACCCGTCTCGCGCGCGCCGCTCCCGAAGCCCCCGGCCAGAGCGTCTGCGTGCCGCCGGCGGGCACCTGATCGGCACCTACGGCCTGCTGGCTCTCACCGTCCTGCTCTTCCTGGCCTTCTCGCTGGCCCTGCCGCACACGTTCCCCACCCTGGAGAACATCGACTCGATCCTCTCCAGCCAGTCGATCCCGGCCATCCTCGCGCTCGGCGCCACGGTCCCCATCGTGACCGGCAGGTTCGACCTCTCCATCGGTTACGGTCTCGGCCTGGCGCATGTCATGGTGATGTGGCTCATCGTGGACTCCGGGTGGCCGTGGCCGCTCGCCTGCCTCTCGGTGATCGCCGGAGGGGCGTTGGTGGGCGTCCTCAACGGAGTCGTCGTCGAGTTCGGGCGGATCGACTCCTTCATCGCCACCCTCGGTACCGGCAGCATGATGTACGCCGCCACCGGCTGGATCACCGACGGGAGCCGCATCGTGCCCGGCCCCCAGGGCCTCCCGGCCGCCTTCACCGACCTGTACGACTCCACGTTCCTCGGCCTTCCGGTTCCCGCCTTCTACGTACTCGCCCTCGCGATCGTTCTCTGGGTACTGCTGGAGCGACTGCCGCTCGGCCGGTACCTGTACGTCATCGGCTCCAGCCCCCGGACCGCCGACCTCGTCGGCATTCCCACCCGCAGGTACTCGATCTACGCCTTCGCGACGTCGGGGCTGATCGTCGGCTTCGCCGGGGTGCTGCTCGCCGCCCAGCAGCAGATCGGCAACCCCAGCGTCGGTCTCGACTACCTGCTGCCCGCGTTCGTCGGCGCACTGCTCGGGTCCACCGCGATCCGGCCCGGCCGCCCGAACGCCCTGGGCACCCTCGTGGCCGTGGCCGTGCTCGCCGTCGGTCTCGCCGGCATCGGCCAGCTGGGCGCCGACTTCTGGGCGACCCCGCTGTTCAACGGCGCCACGCTGCTCCTCGCGGTCGGCCTCGCGGGCTACTCCGCGCGCCGCCGACTGTGCGCCGGTGCCACCGTGGACCGCGGTGAACCCGCAGGGCCCGCGCCGACAGAGCGCTCGTCACCGATGAGGAACGGCGGCACACCGGGAGCCACGCCATGA
- a CDS encoding TOPRIM nucleotidyl transferase/hydrolase domain-containing protein, translating into MEDMRAFRDAVSGWANGGSGAAASDLSVRLGLRTAVLLEGPSDLAAVEALAARRDRDLAAEGVCVVSMGGAMSVARYAGLLGPPGLGLRLTGLCDEGEQRFYDRGLQRAQAPHRDFFVCVSDLEDELIRALGTAGVEEILRAEGDLRAWQTFLHQPAHHGRPRNQQLRRFLGTKKGRKIRYGRLLVEALDAERVPTPLDDLLASL; encoded by the coding sequence ATGGAGGACATGCGGGCATTCCGGGATGCGGTCAGTGGCTGGGCGAACGGCGGTTCCGGCGCGGCGGCAAGTGATCTTTCCGTGCGACTGGGCCTGCGGACGGCGGTGCTGCTGGAAGGGCCGAGTGACCTCGCGGCAGTCGAGGCGCTGGCCGCACGGCGCGACCGGGACCTCGCCGCCGAGGGAGTCTGCGTCGTGTCGATGGGCGGGGCGATGAGCGTCGCCCGCTACGCCGGCCTCCTCGGACCGCCCGGCCTCGGTCTGCGTCTGACAGGTCTGTGCGACGAGGGTGAGCAACGCTTCTACGACCGTGGCCTACAGCGGGCACAGGCGCCACACCGTGACTTCTTCGTGTGCGTGTCCGACCTGGAGGACGAGCTCATCCGCGCACTGGGCACAGCGGGAGTCGAGGAGATCCTCCGGGCCGAGGGAGACCTCCGTGCCTGGCAGACCTTTCTGCACCAGCCCGCACACCACGGTCGGCCCCGAAACCAGCAGTTGCGGCGCTTCCTCGGCACGAAGAAGGGCCGCAAGATCCGCTACGGCCGCCTCCTGGTCGAGGCCCTCGACGCCGAGCGGGTTCCGACCCCGCTCGACGATCTCCTCGCGAGCCTGTGA
- a CDS encoding RNA polymerase sigma factor, which translates to MNEALLRSLTPSVLTILVRRGADFAAAEDAVQDALVEAVRVWPADPPRDAKGWLVTVAWRKFLDATRSDTARRRREDLVDEQPPPGPAPAVDDTLQLYFLCAHPSLTPSSAVALTLRAVGGLTTRQIAQAYLVPETTMAQRISRAKRTVSGVRFDQPGDVATVLRVLYLVFNEGYSGDVDLAAEAIRLARQLAASIDHPEVAGLLALMLLHHARRAARTAPDGSLVPLAEQDRARWDTKSIAEGVEILQAALARDRLAEFQAQAAIAALHADALTAEETDWVQIVEWYDELVRLTGSAVVRLNRAVAVGEADGPRAGLAALTALDDSLPRHTAVAAYLHERDGDLTTAARLYAEAAHKAPNLAERDHLTRQAARLNARRGH; encoded by the coding sequence GTGAACGAGGCCCTGCTCCGCAGCCTCACACCCAGCGTGCTCACCATCCTCGTCCGCCGCGGAGCCGACTTCGCGGCGGCCGAGGACGCCGTGCAGGACGCGCTGGTCGAGGCGGTCCGCGTGTGGCCGGCCGACCCTCCGCGGGATGCGAAGGGCTGGCTGGTCACCGTGGCCTGGCGCAAGTTCCTCGACGCGACCCGGTCGGACACCGCCCGCCGCCGGCGCGAGGACCTCGTCGACGAACAGCCGCCACCCGGGCCCGCCCCGGCGGTGGACGACACGCTCCAGCTCTACTTCCTGTGCGCCCACCCCTCGCTGACGCCGTCGTCCGCCGTCGCCCTCACCCTGCGTGCCGTCGGCGGGCTGACCACCCGCCAGATCGCCCAGGCCTACCTGGTGCCCGAGACGACCATGGCGCAGCGCATCAGCCGGGCCAAGCGCACGGTCTCCGGCGTGCGGTTCGACCAGCCCGGCGACGTCGCCACCGTGCTGCGCGTGCTGTACCTGGTCTTCAACGAGGGCTACTCCGGCGACGTCGACCTCGCCGCCGAGGCCATCCGCCTCGCCCGGCAGCTCGCGGCCTCCATCGACCATCCCGAGGTGGCGGGGCTGCTCGCCCTCATGCTGCTCCACCACGCCCGGCGCGCCGCCAGGACCGCGCCCGACGGCAGCCTGGTGCCGCTCGCCGAGCAGGACCGCGCCCGGTGGGACACGAAGTCGATCGCCGAGGGCGTCGAGATCCTGCAGGCGGCCCTCGCCCGCGACCGGCTGGCCGAGTTCCAGGCCCAGGCCGCCATCGCGGCTCTGCACGCCGACGCGCTCACCGCCGAGGAGACCGACTGGGTGCAGATCGTCGAGTGGTACGACGAGCTCGTGCGCCTTACCGGCAGCGCGGTCGTCCGGCTCAACCGCGCGGTGGCCGTCGGCGAGGCCGACGGACCACGCGCCGGCCTGGCGGCGCTCACGGCACTGGACGACTCACTGCCCCGCCACACCGCGGTGGCGGCCTACCTCCACGAACGCGACGGCGACCTGACGACAGCGGCGCGGCTGTACGCCGAGGCGGCCCACAAGGCGCCCAACCTCGCCGAGCGCGACCACCTGACACGCCAGGCCGCCCGCCTCAACGCCCGCCGGGGTCACTGA
- a CDS encoding FAD-dependent monooxygenase — MAHTHTTDVLIVGAGPVGLSAAAELRRHGVRCRLVDRLPARLPYAKAVGVQPRTLEIWDRMGLARTVLEAAVVMRGQLSYVNGREEGRIDLTLPPEVPYQFAALPQYETERLLEACVAGLDTVIERGTELLSFTQDPDGVTARLRTASGAEEELRAGYLIGCDGAHSVVRKQLGLTFEGSAFPEEYMLADVEADMGVPHGYGVRSIHRAEDGSTDDLLVCIPLPGTCRYRMSMLVPPELSTQAAGRKPARGEDIAHGLEGGDGPELSHIQAVVDRLAPSSAVLSRMRWSSVFRISHRIVDSYGDGRVFVAGDAAHIHPPTGAQGMNTGIQDAGNLAWKLALVIRGQAGPTLLASYDAERRPVGEEVVGRTVRHATQGIGVDSSAPRTVMLREAQLLVSYRDGPLAGGPHGPDDAPQPGDRAPDCAGLTAPVATYPLRLLDILRDRTGHVLLLYVADPADLAKVAEVTGATGHAEVPVPVPVSTMADGGPVTPGRPAFQASLQTVAVLARDAAPIAPDVLGVPGYRDSAGEFARLYRPDGSTGFVVRPDGQLGARFPLDGTTAALTDYLARLSVPA; from the coding sequence GTGGCGCACACCCACACCACCGACGTACTGATCGTGGGCGCCGGTCCGGTCGGACTGAGTGCGGCCGCGGAGCTCCGCCGGCACGGAGTGCGCTGCCGTCTGGTAGACCGGCTGCCGGCCCGTCTCCCGTACGCCAAGGCGGTCGGTGTCCAGCCGCGCACCCTGGAGATCTGGGACCGGATGGGCCTGGCCCGTACCGTCCTGGAGGCCGCCGTGGTGATGCGCGGCCAGCTGAGCTACGTCAACGGCAGGGAAGAGGGTCGGATCGACCTCACGCTGCCGCCCGAGGTGCCGTACCAGTTCGCCGCGCTGCCCCAGTACGAGACCGAGCGCCTTCTCGAGGCGTGCGTCGCCGGCTTGGACACGGTCATCGAACGCGGCACCGAGCTGCTGTCCTTCACCCAGGACCCGGACGGCGTCACCGCCCGGCTGCGCACCGCCTCCGGTGCCGAAGAGGAACTCCGTGCCGGCTATCTGATCGGCTGCGACGGAGCCCACAGCGTCGTCCGCAAGCAGCTGGGGCTGACCTTCGAGGGCAGTGCCTTCCCCGAGGAGTACATGCTCGCCGACGTCGAGGCGGACATGGGTGTACCGCACGGTTACGGCGTACGGTCCATCCATCGCGCCGAGGACGGTTCCACCGACGACCTGCTGGTCTGTATCCCGCTGCCCGGTACATGCCGCTACCGCATGTCGATGCTCGTCCCGCCCGAACTCTCCACGCAGGCGGCCGGCCGGAAGCCGGCGCGGGGCGAGGACATCGCGCACGGCCTGGAGGGCGGCGACGGCCCGGAGCTGTCCCACATCCAGGCCGTCGTGGATCGCCTCGCCCCCAGTTCGGCTGTCCTGTCCCGGATGCGCTGGTCCTCCGTCTTCCGTATCAGTCACCGCATCGTCGACAGCTACGGCGACGGCCGGGTCTTCGTCGCGGGCGACGCTGCCCACATCCATCCGCCCACCGGCGCCCAGGGCATGAACACCGGCATCCAGGACGCCGGCAACCTGGCCTGGAAACTGGCCCTGGTCATCCGCGGGCAGGCGGGACCCACCCTGCTCGCCAGCTACGACGCCGAGCGCCGCCCCGTCGGTGAGGAAGTCGTCGGCCGGACGGTGAGGCACGCCACCCAGGGCATCGGAGTCGACTCCAGCGCCCCGCGCACCGTGATGCTCCGCGAAGCACAACTGCTCGTCAGCTACCGTGACGGCCCCCTCGCCGGCGGCCCCCACGGGCCGGACGACGCACCCCAGCCCGGTGACCGGGCCCCGGACTGTGCCGGCCTGACCGCCCCCGTCGCCACCTACCCGCTGCGACTGCTCGACATCCTGCGCGACCGCACGGGGCACGTGCTGCTCCTGTACGTGGCCGACCCCGCCGACCTCGCCAAGGTCGCCGAGGTGACCGGGGCGACCGGGCACGCCGAAGTGCCGGTGCCGGTGCCGGTGTCGACGATGGCCGACGGCGGCCCGGTCACTCCCGGCCGCCCGGCCTTCCAGGCGAGCCTGCAAACCGTCGCCGTCCTGGCCCGCGACGCCGCGCCGATCGCCCCCGACGTTCTGGGCGTGCCCGGATACCGTGACAGCGCCGGGGAGTTCGCCCGGCTCTACCGTCCCGACGGCTCGACCGGCTTCGTCGTCCGCCCCGACGGACAACTCGGTGCCCGCTTCCCACTCGACGGCACCACGGCGGCCCTGACCGACTACCTCGCGAGGCTCTCCGTGCCTGCATGA
- a CDS encoding SpoIIE family protein phosphatase yields MVRSGEDPVARERTVGTGPTRIRERFLQGDPVVSGVRASILGSWQRSRSLGLSPDASELPFREDLDTDSRLVRAAVPVLDRLRYKFFGSRMNVSVADVQGTVVLRCFGSASLARSLPEIQRVPGFVFSERFAGTNGIGLALAERQLIQVHGAEHFAQRSQESACRAIPVRDPLSGQVEGVLCFGYPRSAEDPALAAVITKAAQAIEDRLLEQRSTRERTLLQTYLNMGGGAAAPSGAVGVEELAQGLRARDQELLKETATELISLAQQAALEVSLSDGRRLTLMSRPVTSASGVEGIVIEVLLPHPAELSLPTVPVPSGELRRRERGQAYSPHAPAGRLSVPVGSGSVLDTSGHEGVGAVAPFGFAAGPPAPRPPADGVPGRRRPVRTAGVDPDGVAPAGERDGARDPAVGLVMVGEPEVGRYALAARRRLELLSEASERIGTTLDVTRTAQELAETAVPQLADFVTIDLPEAVLRGDESADPRGELRRTVVHGIRDDCPFSPVGKRIDYRPTTPQSRCLADGRAVFEPDLTAAADWLAQDPEVGERLIGHVRSLIAVPLTARGVVLGVAGFYRSRDTAAFRDDDLTLAQELAGRAALSMDNARRYTRERATVLALQRSLLPHGLPEQDTVEVAHRYLPAESGVGGDWYDVIPLSGTRVGLFVGDVVGHGLHSAATMGRIRTAARSFAELDFPPEEVLTHLDNLVVRLDREEGREDLATDSVGIIGATCLYAIYDPATQQCAMARAGHPPPALVQPDGTVSFPDLPAGPPLGLGGFPFETAELHIPEHSRLVLYTDGLIEDRNYDIDVALDRLRTVLARCDGTPEETCQAVLDTVAPAHPCDDIAVLVVRTHALDPDRIATWDLPSDPAVVSEVRAAATRQLAEWGLEETAFAAELLLSELVTNAIRHGAGPIRVRLLHERTLICEVSDSSNTAPHLRRAAANDEGGRGLFLVAQLSQAWGTRYTTEGKVIWAECALDAS; encoded by the coding sequence GTGGTCCGGTCCGGCGAGGACCCGGTGGCGAGGGAGCGCACAGTCGGTACCGGGCCCACACGCATACGTGAGCGGTTCCTGCAGGGGGATCCTGTCGTCAGCGGGGTGCGCGCCTCCATTCTCGGCTCGTGGCAGCGCTCCCGGTCCCTGGGGCTGTCGCCCGACGCGTCCGAGCTGCCCTTCCGGGAGGATCTCGATACCGACAGCCGACTCGTCCGAGCCGCCGTTCCCGTGCTCGACAGGCTGCGTTACAAGTTCTTCGGCAGCCGGATGAACGTCAGTGTCGCCGACGTACAGGGCACCGTCGTCCTGCGCTGCTTCGGATCTGCGTCCCTGGCCAGGAGTCTCCCGGAGATCCAGCGTGTCCCGGGGTTCGTGTTCTCCGAGCGGTTCGCCGGCACGAACGGCATCGGACTCGCGCTTGCCGAACGGCAGCTCATCCAGGTCCATGGTGCCGAGCACTTCGCCCAGCGTTCCCAGGAGAGCGCCTGCCGCGCGATTCCCGTCCGGGACCCGCTCTCGGGGCAGGTCGAGGGGGTCCTGTGCTTCGGTTATCCGCGTAGCGCCGAGGACCCGGCACTGGCCGCCGTGATCACGAAGGCGGCTCAGGCCATCGAGGACCGGCTGCTGGAACAGAGGTCCACCCGCGAGCGCACGCTGCTGCAGACGTATCTGAACATGGGTGGCGGTGCGGCCGCCCCGAGCGGCGCCGTCGGCGTGGAGGAGCTGGCACAAGGACTGCGCGCCCGTGACCAGGAACTTCTGAAGGAGACGGCCACCGAGCTGATCTCCCTCGCCCAGCAGGCCGCCCTCGAAGTGTCCTTGTCGGACGGCCGACGGCTCACGCTCATGAGCAGGCCCGTGACGAGCGCTTCCGGGGTGGAGGGCATCGTCATCGAAGTGCTTCTTCCGCATCCCGCGGAACTGAGCCTGCCGACCGTCCCGGTCCCGAGCGGCGAGCTGCGCCGTCGTGAACGCGGGCAGGCCTATTCCCCGCACGCCCCGGCGGGGCGCCTTTCCGTACCCGTGGGGTCCGGATCCGTCCTCGACACGTCGGGTCACGAGGGCGTAGGTGCCGTGGCGCCGTTCGGATTCGCCGCCGGCCCTCCGGCACCGAGGCCCCCCGCCGACGGGGTCCCCGGCCGCCGGCGCCCCGTCCGTACGGCCGGCGTGGACCCTGACGGCGTGGCGCCCGCGGGGGAGCGCGACGGTGCGCGGGATCCGGCCGTCGGGCTGGTCATGGTGGGGGAGCCGGAGGTGGGGAGGTACGCCCTGGCCGCACGGCGCCGCCTGGAGTTGCTGTCAGAGGCCAGCGAACGCATCGGCACCACCCTCGACGTGACCCGGACCGCCCAGGAACTCGCCGAGACGGCTGTCCCACAGCTCGCCGACTTCGTCACGATCGACCTGCCCGAGGCGGTGCTGCGAGGTGACGAGTCCGCCGACCCTCGCGGTGAACTGCGCCGCACGGTGGTCCACGGCATCCGCGACGACTGCCCCTTCAGCCCGGTCGGGAAAAGGATCGACTACCGCCCGACCACACCCCAGTCGCGCTGTCTGGCCGACGGACGGGCGGTGTTCGAGCCGGACCTGACGGCAGCCGCCGACTGGCTCGCCCAGGACCCCGAGGTCGGCGAGCGACTGATCGGCCACGTCCGTTCCCTCATTGCGGTGCCCCTGACCGCGCGCGGTGTCGTCCTCGGCGTCGCCGGCTTCTACCGCTCCCGGGATACGGCCGCCTTCCGCGACGACGACCTCACGTTGGCCCAGGAACTCGCCGGCCGGGCGGCTCTGTCCATGGACAACGCCCGGCGCTACACGCGCGAACGCGCCACCGTCCTGGCCCTCCAGCGCAGCCTGCTTCCGCACGGGCTGCCCGAACAGGACACGGTCGAGGTGGCCCATCGGTACCTGCCGGCGGAGTCCGGGGTGGGCGGGGACTGGTACGACGTCATCCCCCTGTCCGGCACCCGCGTCGGACTCTTCGTCGGCGACGTGGTCGGCCACGGCCTCCACTCCGCCGCGACCATGGGGCGGATCCGCACCGCCGCACGCAGCTTCGCCGAACTCGACTTCCCCCCGGAGGAGGTGCTGACCCACCTCGACAACCTGGTGGTGCGTCTGGACCGGGAGGAGGGCAGGGAGGACCTCGCCACGGACAGTGTCGGCATCATCGGCGCGACCTGCCTGTACGCCATCTACGATCCCGCCACGCAGCAGTGCGCCATGGCCCGGGCGGGACACCCACCGCCCGCACTGGTCCAGCCCGACGGCACGGTGTCGTTTCCCGACCTTCCCGCCGGGCCTCCGCTGGGTCTCGGCGGCTTCCCCTTCGAGACGGCCGAGCTGCACATCCCCGAACACAGCCGTCTCGTCCTCTACACCGACGGACTCATCGAGGACCGGAACTACGACATCGACGTGGCCCTCGACCGTCTGCGTACGGTGCTGGCCCGCTGCGACGGCACGCCCGAGGAGACCTGTCAGGCAGTCCTGGACACCGTGGCGCCCGCGCATCCCTGTGACGACATCGCCGTCCTGGTGGTCCGGACCCACGCCCTGGACCCCGACCGCATCGCCACCTGGGACCTGCCCTCCGACCCGGCTGTCGTCAGCGAGGTCCGTGCCGCCGCCACCCGGCAGCTTGCCGAGTGGGGGCTGGAGGAGACCGCGTTCGCCGCGGAGCTGCTGCTCAGCGAGCTGGTCACCAACGCGATCCGGCACGGTGCCGGGCCCATCCGGGTACGACTGCTCCATGAACGCACTCTGATCTGCGAGGTCTCCGACAGCAGCAACACCGCCCCGCATCTGCGCCGGGCAGCCGCCAACGACGAGGGCGGCCGCGGCCTGTTCCTCGTCGCACAGCTGTCCCAGGCCTGGGGCACGCGCTACACCACGGAGGGCAAGGTGATCTGGGCGGAATGCGCCCTCGATGCGTCGTGA
- a CDS encoding sugar ABC transporter substrate-binding protein, translating to MKTQPGSTPVRSLTTALAATASALSLTACGVLGGDNASAVSKKGSDITVGLLLPDRDTTRFEKFDRPLIEQRIASLTHAKGKVRYANAGGSVATQGKQFEQMIAAKVDVVLVDAVDAKAIASGVRKAKDAGIPVIAYDRLAEGPIDAYISHDNELVGEVQGRSLLEALGSKAATSKIVMMNGSPADPNTARFKKGALGELENHVIIAKSYDTEDWLPAVAKANMRKAIQSVGLANIAAVYSANDGMAGAVIDAVKEAGAGTTPPVTGQDADLAAVQRIVSGEQYMTVYKSFMLEATNAAEMAVAKVQGRDIAFDALTRDTVDSPTQKGIPSMLVPVVALTKDNIKATVIKDGVYTVKDICTPKYQADCAAIDLT from the coding sequence GTGAAGACTCAACCCGGTAGCACCCCTGTCCGCAGCCTCACCACCGCTCTGGCAGCTACCGCCTCGGCCCTCTCGCTCACCGCGTGCGGCGTCCTCGGCGGGGACAACGCCTCGGCGGTCTCGAAGAAGGGCAGCGACATCACGGTGGGTCTTCTTCTGCCCGACCGGGACACCACGCGCTTCGAGAAGTTCGACCGTCCCCTCATCGAGCAGCGGATCGCCTCCCTCACCCACGCCAAGGGCAAGGTCCGCTACGCCAACGCCGGAGGGAGCGTGGCCACGCAGGGCAAGCAGTTCGAGCAGATGATCGCCGCGAAGGTGGACGTGGTGCTCGTCGACGCCGTGGACGCCAAGGCCATCGCATCCGGCGTCAGGAAGGCCAAGGACGCGGGCATTCCCGTGATCGCGTACGACCGGCTCGCCGAGGGACCGATCGACGCCTACATCTCGCACGACAACGAACTCGTGGGTGAGGTGCAGGGCCGTTCCCTCCTCGAAGCGCTCGGCAGCAAGGCCGCGACCAGCAAGATCGTCATGATGAACGGCTCGCCCGCCGACCCGAACACGGCACGGTTCAAAAAGGGCGCGCTGGGCGAGCTGGAAAACCACGTGATCATCGCGAAGTCGTACGACACCGAGGACTGGCTGCCGGCAGTCGCCAAGGCGAACATGCGCAAGGCGATCCAGTCCGTCGGGCTCGCCAACATCGCCGCCGTCTACTCGGCGAACGACGGCATGGCGGGCGCGGTCATCGACGCGGTGAAGGAGGCGGGCGCCGGCACGACCCCGCCGGTGACCGGGCAGGACGCGGACCTGGCCGCGGTGCAGCGGATCGTCTCGGGCGAGCAGTACATGACCGTGTACAAGTCGTTCATGCTGGAGGCGACCAATGCCGCGGAGATGGCGGTGGCCAAGGTCCAGGGCCGTGACATCGCGTTCGACGCGCTGACCCGCGACACGGTCGACAGCCCCACACAGAAGGGCATCCCGTCGATGCTGGTGCCCGTGGTCGCCCTCACGAAGGACAACATCAAGGCCACGGTGATCAAAGACGGTGTCTACACGGTCAAGGACATCTGCACACCGAAGTACCAGGCGGACTGCGCGGCGATCGACCTCACATAG